The following proteins are co-located in the Campylobacter concisus genome:
- a CDS encoding NADAR family protein, which translates to MVECKAKKAECFGDKEALEQILSAKDPAQMKALGRQVRGFDAKVWDEIKFGVVLNASYLKFSQNAPLRDFLLQTGSKILVEASPVDKIWGIGLAASDENAQNPMKWRGQNLLGFALMRVRDEIAKVYKNVHLCDARELNLDHL; encoded by the coding sequence TTGGTAGAGTGCAAGGCTAAAAAGGCTGAGTGCTTTGGCGATAAGGAGGCGTTGGAGCAAATTTTATCCGCCAAAGATCCAGCGCAGATGAAGGCACTTGGCAGGCAGGTGCGAGGCTTTGACGCTAAGGTCTGGGATGAGATCAAATTTGGCGTCGTGCTAAATGCTAGCTATCTAAAATTTAGCCAAAATGCCCCTTTGCGAGACTTTCTGCTCCAAACTGGTAGTAAAATTTTGGTTGAGGCAAGCCCAGTTGATAAAATCTGGGGCATAGGTTTGGCCGCAAGCGATGAAAATGCGCAAAATCCTATGAAGTGGCGCGGGCAAAATTTACTTGGCTTTGCGCTGATGAGGGTGAGGGATGAGATAGCAAAGGTCTATAAAAATGTCCATCTTTGTGACGCAAGAGAGCTAAATTTGGATCATTTATAA
- the folP gene encoding dihydropteroate synthase, which yields MKFYKIDNKSDFDEICKAISPSPAGAKLMYEKSEINFIYIDEIKTPAANILKQDALSVGAELVTHKDTILGKQSLNKALLMATNAQLRQLAKKEKLQDFGLKNLAAFLETKFIKPTKPLIMGVANINTDSFNEQSRINTQNGISKIEYMIEAGAHYIDLGGVSSRPGSEYCGREEEFRRIKDIVEEIYKLNLHEKAKFSLDSFDPYCLEFALNHGFKMINDITANASLATLAARYDAEFCMMHMQGNPATMQVAPKYNDLIGEIADFFEQKIALARELGAKKLVFDVGIGFGKTAEQNLLLIKHLEHFLKFDCPLLVGASRKSVINHYYPSEVKDRLPGSLYLHLKAFENGAQIIRTHDVAEHKQLFDMHEAMSQATLW from the coding sequence TTGAAATTTTATAAGATAGATAACAAAAGCGACTTTGATGAAATTTGCAAAGCCATTTCACCAAGTCCTGCTGGTGCGAAGCTCATGTACGAAAAGAGCGAGATAAATTTTATTTACATAGATGAGATAAAAACCCCAGCGGCAAATATTCTAAAGCAAGATGCCCTAAGCGTTGGAGCTGAGCTTGTGACGCATAAAGATACGATTTTGGGCAAGCAGAGTCTAAATAAAGCATTGCTAATGGCGACAAATGCGCAGCTTAGGCAGCTAGCTAAAAAGGAGAAGTTGCAAGACTTTGGACTTAAAAATTTAGCAGCCTTTTTAGAGACAAAATTTATAAAGCCAACAAAGCCTCTTATAATGGGCGTTGCAAACATAAACACAGATAGCTTTAATGAACAAAGCCGCATAAATACGCAAAACGGTATCTCAAAAATAGAATACATGATAGAAGCAGGAGCTCACTATATCGACCTTGGTGGTGTTAGCTCAAGGCCAGGGAGCGAGTATTGCGGCCGTGAAGAGGAATTTAGGCGCATAAAAGATATCGTAGAGGAAATTTACAAGCTAAATTTGCACGAAAAGGCGAAATTTAGCCTTGATAGCTTTGATCCTTATTGCCTTGAATTTGCCCTAAATCACGGCTTTAAAATGATAAATGATATCACGGCAAACGCCTCACTTGCCACGCTTGCGGCGCGATACGATGCTGAGTTTTGCATGATGCATATGCAAGGCAATCCAGCCACCATGCAGGTTGCACCAAAATATAACGACCTAATCGGCGAGATAGCAGACTTTTTTGAGCAAAAGATAGCCCTGGCTAGAGAGCTTGGCGCCAAAAAGCTAGTGTTTGATGTGGGTATTGGCTTTGGCAAGACGGCTGAACAAAATTTACTGCTTATTAAGCATTTGGAACATTTTTTAAAATTTGACTGTCCGTTGCTAGTTGGTGCGAGCCGCAAATCAGTGATAAATCACTACTACCCAAGCGAGGTTAAAGACCGATTACCAGGCTCGCTTTACCTACACTTAAAGGCCTTCGAAAACGGCGCACAGATCATTAGGACGCACGATGTGGCCGAGCACAAGCAGCTTTTTGATATGCACGAGGCGATGAGTCAAGCCACGCTTTGGTAG